The Oscillatoria sp. FACHB-1407 genomic interval CCAACTGGCTGCCGAAGACGTGCTAATTCGAGTCCATGCGGCTTCGATTAACCACTTTGATGTGATCTCGCGACGAGGTGACTTTCCGGGAGTGCCATTACCGCGCATTCCGGGGATGGATTGTAGCGGTTATGTGGAGCAGTACAACGGTAAACGAACCGATCTGTCGGTAGGGCAACCTGTCGTTGTCCTGGGAACCACGTTGGGCAATGGTGGATCGGGTGGGTATGCGACCCATGTGTGCATCGATCAGGAGGAGGTGTTTCCAGTTCCATCAGGTATGGATTTGACGATCGCCACTTGTTTGGGAATGACCTATCTAACAGCCTGGTATGCTCTGAAGCAGCGATCGCCCCTGCAAGTGGGACAGATTCTCCTGATTCCGGGAGTGGGAGGTGGGGTAGGCAGCGCAGCCCTGCAACTGGCTCAAGCATTGGGTATTCGGGTGATTGCAACGACGAGCAGTGCTGCTAAACGCCAGCAGGCATTGGCACTGGGTGCTGAAGCCTGTTTCAACTATCGAGAGCAGGATGTCGTGCAGGCAGTACGTGAATGGACGCAGGGACGGGGAGTAGATGCGGTATTAGATGCAGTAGGTGGCGACTCCATTCAGCAGGGACTGAACTGCCTAAGGAAGGGAGGTCAGTTACTCAGCATTGGGATTGTACGGGGCGATCGCTTTACGGTGGATGCGATCGCCTTCCTATCTAACGAGCAACACCTGCTAGGGGTGAATGTGGGGCAACTGACACCGGGCGATCGCTACCAAATCTTCTTGCAACTGGTGGATTTGATTCAATCCGGAAAACTAACTGTGACAATTGAGCACACTTTTCCTCTGGAAAAAGCGGCGGTTGCTCACGCTTTGATTGAATCTCAGGAGCAATTTGGCAAAGTCGTCCTCCTCCCCCATGGCTAGAGATCAGTGCTTAGAGACAGGTTTTGCCGTCAAATCCATTGTAGAGAGCAGATGGGTTTGATCAACCCGCCCGTACCGTTTACGGATTGATTCAATCCATAATCCTGAGTGCTGCTATTCACGGATAGGGTTTGGAAATAAAACCAGGGGGGTGTGGGGGCTGTGCCCCAGTCAGGGATAGAACCCCTGCACCCCAAATTCCCACCCTTATTTACGACGAGTTGTACTTAGTTTCAGCAAAGAAGGGATGATGAAATTAGTATGAAACCGAGATCGTTATTTGTGTGGTTGTTTGTCGGAATTGTGACTTGTTGCATTGTTGTTGGGCAAATATTACCAACTGCGAGCACTCCATCAGCGATCGCACAAGCTGACATGACACAAGCCAACATTTCCTTACCTGCCAATGCGATCGGTCCTGCTATTCCTGCTGATAAGGGTTATCTAGTCGAAGAAATCCGCGATGGGTTGTATTGGGTTACAGATGGGTTGTATAACGCCATGTTTATGGTCTACGACGCAGGTGTTGTGGTTGTAGATGCACCTCCAACAATTGGTGAAAATTACCTCAAAGCAGTTCAAGACGTCACGGATAAACCTATTACCCACATCATTTATTCCCATTCTCATACGGATCACATTGGAGCCGCTTATCTGTTTCCAGCGACAGCTACCTTTATTGCTCAAGCAGAAACGGCTGAAATTTTGACTCGTCGTCGTGATGCGCGTCGTCCACTCCCGACTACCACCTTTCAAGATACCTACACGTTAGAAGTAGGTGATCAAACATTGGAGCTAGCCTATCGAGGCAACATTCACCAGGCAGGTAATATTTTTATCTATGCACCCAAGCAGAAAGTTCTGATGTTGGTGGATATTGTTTATCCGGGGTGGGTGCCTTACAAGAATTTGGGGATTGCAGAAGATGTACAGAGCTATATCGAGGGGCACAGTATTGCGCTGGAATATGACTTTGATCTGTTTTTAGGAGGGCATGTAACCCGACTGGGCACTCGACAGGATGTGTTGGATTCGCAGGAATATGTCAACGACCTGAAGCTGGCTGCAACTCAAGCCCATCAAGCGATCGCCATTGCTGATGTTGCTCAACAGGTGACCAATCCTAACCCCTTCAAGGTATACGATGCCTATCAAGATGCTCTTAGCCAATTTTGTACAGAACGAGTATTGAACAAGTGGCAAAATCGACTGGGTGCAGCGGAAACCTATACCCCTGACAACTGTTGGATTATGGTTGAGGCACTGGGAGTGGATTTAGTGACATCTCAGCCATGAACATCGAAAGGTAAATCTCTGAACTGCTGGTGTTGCTCTAAAACAGATGTTTGCAACAAACTTTTATCTCACAACAATGATAAGAGTCTGTACGAAGCGATGTTTACGCTCTATTCTAATATTTGTGTATTTGAGTGTTATACCGTTTCTATAAATTGGGTTGTACACGCATACATCTATAAGAGTAGTTCGTGAACTGCTTCTATCTCATCTGTCGTTCTATTTTAAGGAATTGCTCTGATATGGTAAAACCTCAATTAACCTGGCTACAACTCATCGGAATGAGTTGTCTGCTCGTTTTTATATCTCCTGTTCAAGCAGAAACAGTACAGGATCAAACCTCAACGTTCGATATATCAGATCCATTAGCGACCCCTGAAGTTCAGATTGATAGCGAAATTAATTCTGGTGCTGCTGCATTAGAGGATCCATTGGAGAGGGATGAGTTCATTGACCAAGTGACATCGGTCAGCCAGCTATCGGATGTGCAACCGACGGATTGGGCATTTCAAGCACTTCAATCTCTGGTAGAGCGATATGGAGCGATCGCCGGATATCCAGATGGTACGTTTCGGGGAAGCCGCAGCATGACCCGCTATGAATTCGCGGCTGCATTGAATACGGCTCTAGACCGCATCAATGAATTGATTGCAACAGGGTCAACCTCGCTGGTCACCCAAGCCGATTTGGTCGCGCTACAACGATTACAAGATGAGTTTGCCGCAGAACTGGCGACACTGCGCGGACGAGTAGATATGCTAGAA includes:
- a CDS encoding quinone oxidoreductase family protein, producing MGRSPHPNNPPNLQDIWQFMLTFKAIRQTQFGGPEVLVLEELPIPQLAAEDVLIRVHAASINHFDVISRRGDFPGVPLPRIPGMDCSGYVEQYNGKRTDLSVGQPVVVLGTTLGNGGSGGYATHVCIDQEEVFPVPSGMDLTIATCLGMTYLTAWYALKQRSPLQVGQILLIPGVGGGVGSAALQLAQALGIRVIATTSSAAKRQQALALGAEACFNYREQDVVQAVREWTQGRGVDAVLDAVGGDSIQQGLNCLRKGGQLLSIGIVRGDRFTVDAIAFLSNEQHLLGVNVGQLTPGDRYQIFLQLVDLIQSGKLTVTIEHTFPLEKAAVAHALIESQEQFGKVVLLPHG
- a CDS encoding MBL fold metallo-hydrolase; the encoded protein is MKPRSLFVWLFVGIVTCCIVVGQILPTASTPSAIAQADMTQANISLPANAIGPAIPADKGYLVEEIRDGLYWVTDGLYNAMFMVYDAGVVVVDAPPTIGENYLKAVQDVTDKPITHIIYSHSHTDHIGAAYLFPATATFIAQAETAEILTRRRDARRPLPTTTFQDTYTLEVGDQTLELAYRGNIHQAGNIFIYAPKQKVLMLVDIVYPGWVPYKNLGIAEDVQSYIEGHSIALEYDFDLFLGGHVTRLGTRQDVLDSQEYVNDLKLAATQAHQAIAIADVAQQVTNPNPFKVYDAYQDALSQFCTERVLNKWQNRLGAAETYTPDNCWIMVEALGVDLVTSQP